One genomic region from Dehalococcoidia bacterium encodes:
- a CDS encoding transglutaminase-like domain-containing protein has protein sequence MSTDLSAGRRLFAANIKRREDRIDLALAALLIAIEEYPHLVVEDYLERLDQLAAGLAVEIDLEADLRTLARTIGAFMAHEQGFEGDADDYYNPRNSYLNEVMDRRRGIPISLGLLYMEVARRVNVALLPVGMPSHFLLKLQRDGEEVFLDPFHRGQVLDHYGARDLFASFHHGRIPFSDSMLAAITKRQVLTRMLNNLKAIYIQADDYERALRIVELLTLIAPWDLDEVRDRGLLRFRLNRFEDAIPDLEAYCRYGPPGPEIETVRDALRRITPP, from the coding sequence TTGAGCACTGATCTATCCGCAGGCCGCCGTCTCTTTGCGGCCAACATCAAGAGGCGCGAAGACCGCATCGACCTCGCCCTGGCGGCGCTGCTTATCGCCATCGAGGAGTACCCGCACCTCGTGGTCGAGGACTACCTCGAACGCCTCGACCAGCTTGCCGCCGGCCTTGCCGTCGAGATCGACCTCGAGGCCGACCTCCGCACGCTGGCCAGGACGATCGGAGCCTTCATGGCTCATGAGCAGGGCTTCGAGGGCGATGCGGATGACTACTACAATCCCCGGAACAGCTACCTGAACGAGGTAATGGACCGGAGGCGTGGCATTCCCATCAGCCTCGGCCTGCTCTACATGGAGGTGGCCCGCCGCGTGAACGTGGCCCTGCTGCCGGTGGGAATGCCAAGCCACTTCCTCCTCAAGCTCCAGCGCGATGGAGAAGAGGTGTTCCTGGACCCCTTCCACCGCGGCCAGGTCCTGGACCACTACGGCGCGCGCGACCTCTTCGCAAGCTTCCACCACGGCCGGATCCCCTTCTCGGACTCGATGCTCGCCGCGATCACGAAGCGGCAGGTCCTGACCCGTATGCTCAACAACCTCAAGGCGATCTACATCCAGGCCGATGACTACGAGCGCGCCCTGCGCATCGTTGAGCTGCTGACTCTGATTGCTCCCTGGGACCTGGATGAGGTCCGTGACCGGGGCCTGCTCCGCTTCAGGCTGAACCGCTTCGAAGATGCCATCCCGGACCTGGAGGCCTACTGTCGTTACGGTCCGCCCGGCCCCGAGATCGAGACAGTCCGCGACGCCCTGCGCCGGATCACGCCCCCCTAA